In Corvus hawaiiensis isolate bCorHaw1 chromosome 14, bCorHaw1.pri.cur, whole genome shotgun sequence, the sequence TGGATGCCCATGGCTGGAAGGGAGAGTGAGctcagagccagagcagcagcagagctgggaagcacAGCCTGCCTGGCATCCCAACAATTCTGCCATGCTCTGCTGGTCACTCACCGATCTGGTTGGACCCCTcattctcctgctgctgcccatcaGACTCATTCAGCTTGTCCTGCAGTTGTCTCTCCAAGTCTTCCTCAGTGTCCATGATGTTCAGGTCTTCATCATCGTGATGATCCCTCTCATCTTCAtcctcgctgctgctgctgatatCATTAAATATCTCCCGCAGTTCATCATGTTCTATGTGGGGGCAAAAGAGATAAAACACAGCTGATGACCTGCCAGCGCCCTTTGCTTGCCAGGAACCACATCTAGAAATAAAACAGCCTTCCCCACTGCACCTGAGGAGCCATGGCCTTGCTTATGCCCTGACATCCCTGGGGAGGAGATGTCCAGGCTGGTGAGTGAACCATGGTTGTCCACTTCTTTTGTTTCGTCTTCAGCAATGACTTCCCAGCCTGATAGCAAGAACAGGTGAGtcaagggaaaaagaggaacatGGAAGATGCAGTGTGATGGAAGAGGCTAAAAGTGGCAGATCACTGCCACTCCAACCAGTCTGGCCTTGTACCTATAGATACCCAGGATGAAACATCCCAGATCTCTTTTTTGACGACTTCTCCTCTACTATTTCAGTTCCTGCTCAGTACAACAGTACAGCCCATAAGAAAGGCAACCTTGATGAAACAATAAGCTTTGAACAAGGCAAAGATGAAGCTCCAAAACTTCAGTGCCTCTTGTGAGTTTATCTCCCAGTGTCCCACACCCACACAAAGCTCAACTTGTTCTTTCCAGAACCCCCAGGTCACACACATGTCCTGTCCTACTCTTGAGCTTTTTTCCCACTAAAAGGATACGGACACTGACAGCTTCAGCATCCGTGCTCAGGAGACGCTTCACCTCTTTTTCCACATCAGGAGACTCGATATACTGGGCCAGAGAGGGGAAAGAGAACAGAGACACTGTTAAACACCTTGTGcatgctgctggtgctggccaACTCCAAGCCTCCACCTCTGGATAGAGCACTGTTTCAAGGCTTTCTGatcttctgctttctgctcaGCATTTGCTCATATTTAACTGTGAAGTAATTTAtgcaccccccaaaaaaaaccccatcttttTTGTACCTTGGTAGGTTGAGTGCTCTCACTTTTCTGCTTATACTACTTATTTCATAAGACTTTCTGTGTGTATGCAGAAAGTCCTTGAGGTGTTGACGGTCAACTCAGCTCAACTCCTTCCCATCCCACTCAAAAGAAGGcttaattttttcacttttaaattaGTCAGGAATTTTACTGCAGTGATATCAAATCTCTCCTGTGGGCTACAAGTGTCTCAAGTAATTTGTTTCCCAAATGTCATGCAGAATCACACTCAATCCTGTCCTCAGAAACTGCAAAGGACAGAAGAACAAGTCTTCCCAGCCTCAGGGTGCTGCATCTCCCCAACACCTTGCCTGGCTTGTGCATATGCAGAGAGACAATCTCTGAGCTCCATCTGTTGTCACTCCCCCAGCTGAAGTGACAGTGGTACTatttggggaagggaaggggccCTGCATAAAGAGAAGATTTaagctgggaaagcaggaatgAGTGAAGCCTCATTTCCATGTgagtcttccttcctttctcctctatGAGCAGGAACAGATGTGCTGTGGCAAGGCAGCCACAGGAATGAGGTCCAGCAGTACTCTGGAAGATTTTCCTCTCAGGAGCATCTTGGAAAATACAGAGGAAGCACCCACAGAAGTGTTTAAATCTACTACCCTCCCCTCACCCTCATCTCAGGCAAGGAAACGTGAACAAATACTAAGAAAACACATGGCTTCTGGACCAGTCACAGTTACAGCTCTAATGTCTCTGCCTTCCTATCCCTTGGGTATTTCATCTACATCTGTGGGAGAAGCAACTCACCTTCTTCTTAGCTGTCTTCCGGAATCGCCGCTTCCGTACATTTTTCAGGGGAAGAGTGACTGTGATAGAGGGAACAGATTTCATGTGTCAGGCAGATGGCTCAGTGAGAGAAGCACGTGTCAGAAGGGAGAAGATCCCTTCAGCAACAGAGAGAGCCctggaaaggagcagcagcacagccagtaCCTGGCAGCTGTGAGCACCCTGCTCAGATGCAGGATACTGGGGTGGAGGGGCTTGGCACAGCCTCTACTCACTGCCATGGTTCCATAtgaatttcttctctctgtccttGTCCTTCTTCTTGTTTGCCTTGGGGTCAGTGCTCACGGTTTGCTCTTCCAAAGGTGGGTAGAGATCACCATCCACAGTGCAAACGAGCATCTGGAATCCCCACACAAAGGAACAGTGACTGCCCACTGAATGCTGTGAGCCAAAGGGATTCAGGGGCTCAGGGTGTGGGAGACACACCCCCAgctcagctggacacagcagcagTTAAGCTGTCACAAGGACAATCACACTTCACACTTTAGGAATGAGGTGTCTAAACACCAAGTGGAATGGGGAATTTTAAACTGCTAATACTGTGAGATACAGGAATAATGTATACACCCATGTTATAATGGGTGTCCAGTTGCCAACGTGTACAAGGGTTTTCCTGGAGAGGAGAGCAACAAATTAAGCTGTTTGTGCAGGAGAGAAGGACAGCTCCTACCTGGCAAATATCTGCTGTCTTGTAGAAGGTTTTCTTGTCAATGGTTTTTAAGCTCTCGATGATGCAGGGCAGATCCACCAGCTTGGCTGCCAGTGGCACCCGGTCCACACGGACAATCCCATGGCGCCCGTCcgctggggagagcaggggacAGGTCAGTGCTGTGGCTCAACAGCCACCCTGGGCAAtacagccctgggcagcagaaCTTCACAGGACAACACGTACAAGTGGCACAGCTTCACCTGTGGACAGGCAGAGGTGCCTGGACCAGatgccctggtcctgctcacTCACCGTGCAGTTCAATGGTGAGCCTGTCCTTCAGGTTGACATTCCCGGACTGGACTGCTCGCCGTACGGTGGAGGCATATTCCTGAGAAGGGAATTCTTCAGGAGCGGGTGTGCTTCCTCCAAGAATTACCAAAGGCTTCTGCCCAACCTACCCAGCTTTAAACATCTGCCATCCACATGCTGGACAGCAGCTGCAAGAGCCACAGTGAACTGCATCCTCCTCCCAACACCACCTGTGGCTCTGCTATGCCCGGTGCTCTCCATACCCCTGGCACGACACAGCTGTGACAGTGGTGCGGGGTCCCTGACAGAGAcacctgccagagctccacagCACTGTGGGGAGTTACAGCTCCCCTCACCAAGCCCTTGTGGTCTCAGCAGGGCACAGtctcacagaatcccagaataacCGGGGTTGGAAGaagagatcatccagtccaacccccctggcaaggcagggtcacccagagcaggtgacacaagaaggtgtccaggtgggtttgggatgtctcCAGGGAGGGAGATTCCATAACCTCCCTGGCCAGTTTCAGCGCTCTGCCACTCTCAgtggaaagaagttcttcctcatattgaggtggaacttcttgtgctTTAGTTTATCATCCTGTCGCTGGGCGCCAAAGAGTCTCAGCTTTAAGCACCTAACAAACAGCAACAAGCGCAGTTACAGCCACAGCAACTAAAGAGCCGGTACTTGTTAAAGTTCTACCTTTACAGAAATGCCCTCCCAAATCCTCTCGTTGTCTCTGAGCCTCCTGCTCTGCGTGTCAGGAGCACTTCTCTAGGGGACGCCGTGGAAAATCCGTTCACAAGGGTGGGAATGGGCTACCCAGGCCTCAAAACACCCAGCCTGTTTCCacatcccttcccagccccgCAGCTTCCCCACTGCCTGGTTAACCCCTCCCGCAGCCGGTGCTGGCCggcaggccgggctgggctcgGTGTAACTCGATGAGGGATGAGAGGGATGAGAGGGATGAGGGGGATGAGGGGGATGAGGGGGATGAGGGACCGAGCTCTTACCGGCGGCAGCCGCAGCACGAACTGGCTCTCGAGCTCGTGCGGAGCATCGTCCTTGCCCTTGCTCATCCCgcctcctccagctctgccagcaacACGCGCTTACCTCGCCCTCGGCAAGGCTCCTGCACGGAGACCCCAGCTCAGGACGGCTGCCagagcctcccccagccccgctcccgtTCCCAGTCCCGttcccagccccgctccagccccgcccgccccgcggaAGCCGAGGCCGGCGCGCCGCCCCTTCCGCTCCATCGCTGTTCCAGTCCCGCTCCGTCCCCGCTCCTCCGGGCCGGTGCCGGTGGCCATGGGGGCCGGGTTCggcgcggggctggggctggccctgGCCTCCAGCGCCTTCATCGGcggcagcttcgtgctgaagaAGAAGGGGCTGCTCCGGCTGTGCGGCCGCGGCCGCGCCAGGGCAGGTACGGCCGCTCCCGGGCGCTGCTCCCGCTGGCTTCCCCGAGGGTCGTGACGAGAGTTTTGTTCGGCTTCatctgaggtttctcctttttttcctccgcACTCAGGGCAAGGAGGGCACGCGTACCTGcgagagtggctttggtgggcgGGGCTGCTGTGCAGTAAGTACCGCGCTCAGGCTGTGGTAAGGCACACTGATCAGAggatcacggaatggtttgggttggtggagaccttaaaggtcatctcgttccaaccccctcCCATAGAAACACCCACTatgccaggttgctccaagctccgtCCAACCTGggcttggacacttccagggatggggcagccacagcttctctgggcaacctgtgccagtgctccaccaccctcacagggaagaatttcttcctggtaTGTTacctaaacctactctctttcagttttaacccactcccccttgtcctgtcactacatgcccttgtaaaaagtctctctccatctttcttgtaggctcccttcacgTATTAGAAGGCCACAATTAAGTCACATATTAGAAGGCCACAATTAAGTCACCCCAGAGCCTTGTCTTTTAAGTGTGTGTTTGTGGTTGTTTCCAGtcggtttcatttttttttattaccatTACTGTTTGACTGCTTGAGTTTTATCCAAGTTTCTGATGATGTTGTTGATCTAGTTGTAACTAAACTATTCTAAAGTCTCATGCATTACTAGGTTTCCCTGCtaagcaggagctgaggagctgGTTAGCTGGGTTGGGTTAAGTGCTTCTGAAGTGGCCTGCCCTGAGGATGTAATGATAAAGGGACATCCAGCACCATGGGTTTAGTGCTACAGCAATTTCAGCAGCTTTACTTTACACTTTTCAATGTTAAGAACCAACTGTACTTGatttaccttttaaaaagctgtaaaagGTGTTCCAGGAGAAGGACAGATGCCTTTCAGCTTTGTGGAAATTATGGAAATACTTTCCTGTGGGTGCTGCTCATTGTAGACGCACATGTGACTAAGGATCCCTGTGCGTAAcactgagccttctcttcccaaGAGAACCTGTGTGGGGCTTCTGCTTCTTCTTGCTGGTGCTGTTCTTCCCTGGTTGCTCAACGTACCTCAGAGAAACAGGATGCCCAGGAGGAAACGGAGGCTTTCCTGACCATACTCAAACTTGTATAATGGTGAATTGCTCCTACTTTGACGCTCACAGGAGTTTCTCTTGCAGTGGGAGTTGGAGAAGCTGCAAATTTCGCTGCCTATGCCTTTGCCCCTGCAACACTGGTAACTCCACTGGGTGCTCTAAGTGTCCTTGTTAGGTAAGCAGCCTCAGAAACACCCTCACTTCACCTACCAGCCCTTAGTGATGAAAGCAGTTGCTctgctctcttccctcaggtatCCATTTCTTGTCCTAATTGGTTTTggatgattttttgtttgtttgttttctctctttcagtgCAGTTCTGTCTTCCATCTTCTTGAATGAGCAGCTGAATGTTCATGGGAAGATTGGCTGCATTCTGAGTATCCTGGGCTCCACTGTGATGGTGATCCATGCTCCACAGGAAGAAGAGGTTTCCAGCCTGGAATCAATGGCAGAGAAGCTCAAAGATCCAGGTACTAAAATAAAAGGTTTCCTGTTGACTTCAGGCTAATGACAGTGAGATACACCTTGGATAAATTGGAAAGGACCGAACTAAATGGTAATTGAGCTGTTTCTTGTTCTGCACACCCCACTGGAATCATTAACAGTTACCAAGTGGGCTggtttttttactgtctgtGAAGTATTGATGCAAAAAGTGAGGAGCAGGGGAATAAATGCAGCTCTCAGCAGAACAGATTGGCCTGTGGCAGTGCCAGGAATTGCAGAGGGAATTCCTTTACACAAGGGTGGCAGTGGTGTGGCTCAGAGAAGACAGAGGAGGAAATTCAGACAGATAAACGAGTGATTCAAGGAGTTATGCCCAAGATCAGGTAGTCCTGGTATTTATGTTAGAGGATGAATCAAGTTGCAAGGATATGATGTGGGAATGGCACAAATGGCAGAATAAGCTACAAGAGATGCAGGAAGGAAGCACAGGGAGAAGAGCA encodes:
- the TAF7L gene encoding transcription initiation factor TFIID subunit 7-like: MSKGKDDAPHELESQFVLRLPPEYASTVRRAVQSGNVNLKDRLTIELHADGRHGIVRVDRVPLAAKLVDLPCIIESLKTIDKKTFYKTADICQMLVCTVDGDLYPPLEEQTVSTDPKANKKKDKDREKKFIWNHGITLPLKNVRKRRFRKTAKKKYIESPDVEKEVKRLLSTDAEAVSVRWEVIAEDETKEVDNHGSLTSLDISSPGMSGHKQGHGSSEHDELREIFNDISSSSEDEDERDHHDDEDLNIMDTEEDLERQLQDKLNESDGQQQENEGSNQIAMGIQKQIDNLKSKLQETQDRRKRQEDLIMKVENLALKTRLQAVLDEFKQQEEREKQQMASLQEQLESLMEK